From one Ptychodera flava strain L36383 unplaced genomic scaffold, AS_Pfla_20210202 Scaffold_74__1_contigs__length_588402_pilon, whole genome shotgun sequence genomic stretch:
- the LOC139128857 gene encoding piggyBac transposable element-derived protein 4-like, with protein sequence MSSESDVSDALDLQAPSDTDSEGEEFDQRPPNPWFRVFPPEPARDHVIFQEATGPVRPPSRDASPLAYFELFFTIELVRSFVIETNRYAASFIERNHRALGHASRVWRWIRAGGTTTVSEIKAFVAIILDMGLIQKNRIADYWEVKYRSQSTPWFRKIFSRNRFQLLLKFFHIVDNRAIPDRGEVGHDPRNKFQNLIDHCNRKFKQHYKPRKC encoded by the coding sequence ATGTCTTCGGAAAGCGATGTCAGTGACGCCTTAGATTTACAGGCACCCAGCGATACTGATTCAGAAGGTGAGGAATTTGATCAAAGGCCTCCCAATCCATGGTTTCGTGTGTTTCCGCCTGAGCCAGCTCGTGACCATGTAATTTTTCAAGAAGCTACGGGCCCCGTCCGTCCACCATCGAGAGATGCCAGCCCTCTTGCCTACTTTGAGCTATTCTTTACAATTGAACTTGTCAGATCATTTGTAATCGAAACCAATCGTTATGCCGCCAGTTTTATCGAGCGCAATCACAGAGCCTTGGGCCACGCATCCAGAGTCTGGCGATGGATACGTGCTGGTGGTACGACGACGGTCAGTGAAATCAAAGCGTTTGTTGCAATAATTTTGGACATGGGTCTGATTCAGAAAAATCGAATTGCCGACTACTGGGAGGTAAAGTACCGCTCTCAATCAACACCTTGGTTCCGGAAGATTTTTTCAAGAAACAGATTCCAACTTTTGCTGAAGTTTTTCCACATTGTTGACAATCGTGCAATTCCTGACAGAGGTGAAGTTGGACACGATCCACGAAATAAATTCCAGAACTTGATTGACCACTGTAACAGAAAGTTCAAACAACACTACAAACCAAGGAAATGTTGA